Within the Pieris napi chromosome 10, ilPieNapi1.2, whole genome shotgun sequence genome, the region tctgttaaagttacatttcgtaaaattcgtgatattttcggccagcataatcgtccttctgagaccgctgttaagaatttggtcgcgaaatttgagtcgacaggctcggtacaaaatgtgccaacaccaacacgtgttcgaccgggtcgttcaacagaaaacatcgccgccgtgagccacagtgttgaagaagatcaaaatttgtcaatttcacgacgttctcaacaattggggttatccaaaagcacaacatggcgaattttgcgaaaggatttggctttgaagccttacaaaattcaactggtgcaggaattaaagctgatcgaccattcaaatcgccgctgattcgctcagttcattcaggaacaacctgctggtttttctgaaaaaatcattttttcagacgaagcccattttcatttgtcagggtacgtcaacaagcaaaattgtcgcatttgggcttctgaaaatcctaaagcaattattgagaaggctttgcatactcaacgtgttactttgtggtgcactatgtggtctggaggcgtgattgggccgttttttttcgaagatgaggctggaaatgcggtaacagtcaatggatcacggtatcgcgagatgttaaccactaaattttggcctattattgatgacatggatatcactgaaatgtggtttcaacaggacggtgccacatgtcacacagccaatgaaacgatcaatttattgcaaaccaaattttccgagcgcataatttcgcgaaattcagctgttaagtggccagccagatcgtgtgatttaacaccactggattattttttgtggggctatgttaaagacagagtctatacggagccaatcgaatcgattgcagccttaaaactcaaaatccgtgatgtcattaacgaaatagaccctccattttgccaaaaagtgattaaaaattttgatgaaagaatcaacatctgtcagcgtggtcgtggtggacatttgccagatatcatttttcattcataattgccaaacttttctctttgtaatacaataaaaattttatacatttttttctaaattctttgttttattttgttttagaaaacaaagttcttgttgaaaaaccctttaaAAGTAAATCAGGTCAATTAAACTCTTTTAAATATCCACCTTTGTGCTGTAAGGAGTATCCGATTATTTGATCGGGATTGAGATCAAGTCTGACTTCCGAAACATACGATAGTCTACCGCTGTCTCGACTTGAAATCTTAAACCAAGACgactgatttaattttataaatacgtaGTATTTTTAAGAAGTTACTGGAGTAATAAACAAGAATTTAGGCactatatatctttaataatttctCAACATATCACATTCATTGACTCTATAATGGGGCGTTCCCACGGAGGGTTAATCACGACAGTCAACTACGCTAGTCAACTGTCGTTCGTGACACTCACGAAAGTGTGAATTGATGAAACGTTCACATGGTTGGGGGATTTCGTGCCGTTCACGCTTCGTGTTTCgacttagtttatttatatttattatttatttttgaattttgatataACTTCTTTTGGTCCAAATCCAGGAATATTTAATTCATGACTTATTCTCTTAGCTGCGGCGGCACGTAAATCTCTATCACGGTATTCCTCCAAACTTGGATCATATAACACCTTTTCCATAGAATATAACTCCAAAAACGCGTAGTTTCACTGTCGTTAAACTTAATTCCACGTTGTTGTGACGACATCTTGGCTTCACGAACGGTATATCACGACTGAAAATCAAACACGTTTGATCTATCCACGCTTGTGTCGTGCGCCGTTCCTCACGAAAGCAAGTTTAACGCCTATGCGTTCACACAGAAGTGTATTTCACGAAAGCGTGGTTGACTGTCGTGATTAACGCCTCGTGGGAACGCCCCATAATAGAGGTTCTATACACATAGATATAAACCATTTATACTAGTAAGCGTTTCATTCTTAAAGTTTATCaagtttacaatttaatttaagaaggAGAAAATATGTAGACAGAACTAAATCTGAATCAAAAAAGGTTAACATGGCGTATATTTTTGTGATATGTGcctgaaattaatatttatatgtaataatattttgaagctcgtgtggtattcgggggattatttttccgacccaaatgtcggccaatagaattgcaccatgagacgaaatgtacagttaacaaataagaatttcataatgaataaaacaactacttaatacttttcttgaagcaacgaccagagaaaattttcacaaaaaattatcagtataataccatgtaggttgtaccacgtgacgtcgaatggtgcaattctattggccgatatttgggtcggaaaaataatcaaattaataagtcggatatatatgttaattgcttatttcattacattaatatGGATTTATGCAGAATTTCCAATTTGACAAATCACAACCGATGAAACTGCACTAAAGTTTGAGTTGTAGAATAGTTATGAtttgtttagtttaaaatagtttagGTTCTatggtttttatattgtttatggAACGTTTATTGACCTCTGTTCTACAGATACAACATAAATTATAGTCAGCAGTTTATACAGTTCTTGcataatactatattattaagGAAGACGTTATTCCGTAATTGGCACATAAGAAATATTGATGagttaaatcattttttaagGTCTTTGGTGCTAATTCCgatgtacaaaaaaatactgtcaTGGTAACCATAGACTAACTTAATTTCTtttcaacttttatttttatctatttattaaatctttatgTATTATACGTTGggaaaaaacttttattacgaatttaattatcaaattttaagttgaataaaaattatatgactGACGTTTTGCAAGTATTACAGCCTGAATTGTCACGCATGTGATACACAGACGCTGAAGTGATGATTATAAACAGGTTGTATTGTCTCAAAAATATTACGTctgttattgatttattatcaacaaatgTTTGGTCTACACTTCATGAACATCAGAACTAGCAACACGTAACAGAGATAAATTGCACTAACTTACTGCGCCAGTCCTACAGCTCGCATTTCGAGGAACTCATTACTCAAAAATccgtttctataaaaatatttagaatactTTTAGAAAAATCATGAACAGATGTCACTTGTCAAGAATGATCGGTCGATTAATGAAAATACGCACGGCGCAGCAAGCGATTTTGACTTAAGCAGGCTACACGGCCGTAAAATCAGTGGTGATATCGGGACAATGGTAATGATGAAATCGGCAGTAGCATACTCTTCACACGCCCTATTAGGGTAAGATTTTCCTACACACTTCCCCGATATTGCTCCTGATTTTAGGGCCGTGGGTAGACGCTTTTAGggcaataatataattttgcaGAGTTCCCCGTCTCTACCAAGATATGACAAGAATGTCGAAGATAATAACGTGcatttttagataatattacCAAGACACTCGTTTATATAAACAGTATTCAAGGATTATTGAATTAACACATCTAAAGaacttttatatacataaatttaatcttaatGACTAGACAAATAAACAGCTTTTGTTAATAGTACACCTGATATGTACAGTAAAATATGTatggataatattaaaacatcgtTCGATCAAAACTAACACCgagaattgaattatttactAATGAGCATACTGGAATATCACTTaacagttattatttttgagactGTATGTACTTTGATTTGCCGCTTTTGTCGGGAGCAATCGTTCAGTCACTTCACAAATATCACTAGCGGAATACCTATTCCGTCTTATTCCTTTAGAGTCTTTATCGGAACACTTTTTTGTCTCTGGCACATTGCATTTGACACTTCCGGTGGGACTTGCGCAGGATTCGACAGTACTGGACGGAGACTGGCTACCGTTTTCTGACTCTGCAATCTGTTCCAATCCACTTGGTCGTCTACCCTGAGTATCGTAGTATGGAACGGGTGGCGTCATGACCGGTGTCAGGTTGGCCATAGGATCCAAGCCGAGGAGTAACATAACCGTCGCCGGATGTTCAATGATATATTGTGTAACACAGTTTAAGAAAGGATCCGTTTGCGTACATCGGTTTATTTTTGGCCATTCCGGGGTGCTTGCCCTTTCTTGCtgtaaattcaattcaaaaagcGATATAAGTGTgctatttttaatcataaataatttataaattatatattaatcgtCGCTAGCATTGGAGATCGACTTCAATTAAATTTGAGGATACAAGCGCCCAAAAATACCTATTTTTACTCCAAGTGTGTGGAGTggaattcaatttatttaataaatgaataatattgttctacatatatgtttagtttttatatatatatataaactatggTACGTGAATGGAGAATTTTATGGGAGTGTAAGGACCACAAGTGGAGGTCTGGTCTACGCTTCAGATAActgaaactttttaaaaataaattataggcATACGGACAGAAAAGCtcatctaatgttaagtgataccgcccatggacactctcaatgccagagggctcgcgagtgcgtttccggccttttaagggacgttcttttcttgaaggaaaaCTAATCAATTTTGTTGATATACATAcgtaataaatctaaataatcTACCTGATCCCAACAAAATACGTCAGGCGGATGACTGCAACTGCGAGCGAGCTGGTTTGGAGGCGCATTCCACTGTAAATTGGGATTGGAATGAGCTGCATGCCACACGGGACCAGTCATTTCCTGTAGAGCCTGAATTGCGTTTCGTACCTGCACATTTAGGTGCCGTGAGAACAGGAATCTTACTggtttaaatgttaataacacTGGATTTTtccattatatattatattacaataaacatGAAAaggtcaaaaataaattactatattgtgataacatacaattttactattttaaatgtaaaaactaCCTAAGTTTCGGTTCTCAAAAAATTACTCATTTagtgaaaaaactaaatttaaggTTTAGTTAGTTGTACATTGTGTAAtcaaattattagaaaatattatataaaaaaaaatatataaactatgtCGTGTAAAATTGATTCCCtaaatcaacaaaaaaataatatgtaaatttttttttacatacttattatactatgtatatatattgaattaacaatattatagttttaaaatactaatcgTGTACCCGttcaaaagttttttataaaaaaactagctGCCTCCGTGAGCGTTTCGGCTTAATATGATTACTTAGGTACATACCAACATTATGGAACATTTATGGCTATGCTACCACATAGTGTTCGTTTTTcgaaatagtttttgttttttctatcCATAACAACCTTCCTTAAAGttcaaagaataaataaaaaaatgctagTCTTCGAGTTTTGAGCTTAGCAACATTTTAcgattgttttataaaaaacgtattgattatttattgttcaaTACATCTGTACCAACTGCCATGTGTGTTAGTTTATTAGGTCAGTGTTTACCTCCATGCTCAGAGCGGCGACGTCATGATGTAAACTGGACACCTGTGTATCGAGTCTTTCTACAGACGAACgtatttctaaatttaaaccTTCCAAAGAATCGGCTCTCGACATCTTTGGCGTTGCTACGGAACGTTGTCGCTCAATTCTCTCACGTAATTCCCTATGTGATAATCGAGCTTGCCCGTCCGATctaaaaaaggtttattttaatactataagctaatattttttaatacatttatataaaatatacctaagtacacttaaaaaaaacggtttattgtttatcatttCGTGACTCAAATTAAAATCACTGGCGCTAAAACCTCTCATTTAGATCTGATCATAGGATTTGTGTATCtttttcgtgatcatttgtttactCTGATAGGCAAGGAagtgatcagtcttctgtgcctgacacatgccctCGACTTTGTTGGGTCTAAGCCATGCCCGGTTTCCTcttgatgttttccttcactagTCCATAGGTTCACAGCgtgggatcgaacctaccttagggatgagaaaAGCACGCCGAAGCCACTAGACTAACTCTCTCATTAAtacgttatatatataactaaaacaattTCAATCCAGCGCACTAATAGACagaatgtcataataatttacGATATTTCCTTTgaaaattaacagaataaattctaataaaaacatcCTATTACCTGAAACGCGCGTGCCGTGGACTACTAGTGCTAGAAACCAAAGGCTTTTTAGGAGACAGGGTCTGATCCTCAGCAGCGTTCTCATCGTCTTCAGATATCGAAGGTAGCGTTAGAGATGGATGACCGTTCCCATCAGAGTCCGGTTCGGCTTCGTAACCTTCCCGCAGGTTATATGTCAGATCATGTTGTATATCATGTATAAACTCTTGCTGATATTCCGGATACAGCCGTAACACTTCAGCTAGGCCAATCATGTTAATGCACTTAAGATCGCAGTAGGTGAGCGCCTGTAATATTAAACTTAGTACATTATCGTTCGCTTAATTATTCAAAGTTCCAAGTGGATATTATACCTTTACGTCGCTGCTTGATTTGACAACTACGTCGGCGTTATTCGACTGTGTTGTCCCGGTACCGTTGTAGGCTTGTAGGTGTGTGTTCATGTCACAACCCACCAAATCTCCCTTTCCTAAAGGATTTATGAGCTTAGTTCACACACGTGTTGATAGATATGTACTTAAATTGCGTTAAATTATCAATACTTGGCTGATACGTTTACAGCTGACAGCTAgctaacatataaaaaaactcaaaactcaaactcaacttaaataactttattcactcgtaggtaaccaagtacacgtcatatgaacgtcaatagaaaatatgttaaattgattctaaattacatttactaccagaataatatgtttatatttgctATAAGATTTATATCACAAACATTGGTGCtgtaattatgaatattttagcATTTCTAAGTTATATTGATAATCTTTTGACGCGAACAGATGATAAGCTTTGGATGCCTTCCaatctgaaataaattattttttcgccAGGAATAAATCCGGGTTTCACGCCATGTGTCTACTAAAATCAGATAAGACGGAAAAAAATcatctgtttatttatttaagcaagtttttctttatagtTGAAGCTTTTGTTcttgcattaaaatataaacgttTGGGAAGGAATTCAACGACCAACAGCTACAAAATACGTAAACAGTTGCTCGATAgtcgaaaaatatggcacagagcgccccacgcttttttacaataataccagtattttttgttcattacccttttcagcctaaattaggaattatttttcactttttagtttgatgtgctttaaaagcgtgttttttagttttttcaaactattagttatttttttttttcggattatttcattgtcatcgatctttgacaggtgcgcaaagtttgaattaaatctgtccgttaaaagtgggtcaaaatcgagtccgaaggagtcggttacatacatacatacatacatacaggtgaagctaatataaagcgtgtaaaaatatgtataatattcataatacaattttatttaaacagcactaattaaaaatctgGTAAATTGGAGTAATATTTGTGCTAGTGTAGACTTACCCAATATTGCAACAACCATATCGTTCTGCATCACCTCCATTGAGCCGTTACAAATATAGTGAATGTATGACAACGCGTCGCCTTTGTGAACGAGATATTCGCCTGGTGCACAGAAATTGTTCCTTATATGTAGAGATAGGAGTTTGAGGCAGCCTTGCGACGCTGACTCGAATATAGGAAGAGACAGGATTTCTCTATGTAAATGTAGTGATACATCGCCTCTTAGTTCTTCAGGGAATTCTTTCAGGGTCtacaaaatatgaatacatattcgttttaaaaatggaactgGTGCTTTCCTAAACAAAGGAGTCCCTATTCAAGTATTTATATGGAATAAAGTGGTCTTTAGTCTGTGCCCTGAGACCCTCAAGAAAAAAGGCATTCAAGTCCccattttccttttttttccttttagtCTATGTATTATTCGTGTCCTGTGGTATAGTTATTCGATCTAGAAATACTGAATCACTTTTTGGTTATGGTTGAAGTGTgaattttagatatttttttagagaATGGTGATGCCTATAGaatcatttattacttaaatttattgagtaATACCTTTAGCTACTATTcctgttttttatatagaacagggggcaaacgggcaggaggctcacctgatcaTAAGTGGTACCGTACATGGACACTGCATGCCGGAGggctcgcgaatgcgttgccggcctaagtgttggtacgctcttttattgaaggatGCTAATTCGAATTAATTCGGAAAGACTTTAGTGGGCAACTGGTTGCGCGGCAGAAATTAGTAATAAttgcttaattatttattaactaagtTGTTTTAACTTAGTCGCACCTATGACTATTGGTATGCCTCTCGTTTGGGTATTCCACTGTTAGTTCTATTTTAATAGATGATATTTGCTAAGATGCTGTTTGTTTGGCTCCACTGTTGGTTCGCAAGTAAGTTTTGTTATTTGTTTCAGCAAATAAGTCTGGTCTATTATGTGTGTTAGTGATGTCTGTATGTACAGGTATTACCCATAAAATtttagcttttttattttcattcgcTTATGGTTGGGTAAGACTTTCCTTCTATAGATTATTAActtctaatttatatttccttGCTAAGCaccaataaaagtaaaaaactaaattattgtgGCTCTTGAATTTactattacatttatatattaacgcGTATTTTATATCACTATCACGGTTCGTTTACTGATCAACTTCATCTAATCtacaaaacatacatatatatatcactCTAATTTTCTTCTCAACTGACTGTGAAAAGTATGTGTGAGGGTACACACAACAAACACACacatttaacaaatataacatttaggAAGTTATAATAATCATCTCTTAAGTCGCTTCAAAAGccttcaaattataaattaaaatttgtttaggCGTAATAcccttttataaaaatttgatgaCGCAGATAAAATTTGCTTTGTGTTTCCACctcatttaattcaattaactcGCGAAAGAATTTTACGATATATCAAAGTAATGTAAAAATCAATTCAAAAAACAGTCCTACTTCTCACAGTCATTTACTAATGGATACTTaagcaaattaataaatctaaaagttCACGCTCGAATGAAAAGGTTTTCCAAAAGCTAAAGCTTTCACAAATCAATCTAATTAAATTCGTCCGTTAttcaaataacataatatttttacaaataattattatatgtacttttttatagaacacatagtaaacgggcaggacgctctcctgatgttaagtgataccgccgctctGATAATGAATGGCTgacaaatgcgttgccggccttttaaatatTGGTACGTTCTTTTATTGAAGTTGGCTCGAAAAGACTTCAGTGGGCAGAAACCGCCTTACAAAACGCTCTGTTGTTATTACCGAATAGTTGTTTTAACTTGGTCGCGTTAATCTCAGAAGCTATTATTtctaattgaataattaattagtcattatattatctaaatcCCGCATTTAACCACAGGGCTCAGATAGTAAGAGAACATTTCATCCACCCCTCTAGTACTGCGTTTTTTATCATTAATGTGACTagaatagaattttaatttttacgaaTTCAACAAAAGGCAACAATAGAGATATAATAAGTCCAAATCCCTATTCAACAATTCGTTAAGTTTGAAAAGGCCCCAAATTTACTGGACTGGTTTGAGAAATTTCACGATTCCTTACATTATTCCTAATGAACATAGGctatagaataatataaaaaaagtaaggGATCTGTATGAAACCTTCGTTAATGATgtgaaaaaaataccaataaacATCCTTATATCGCGTACTTGGAAACTATGGACGCAATAAATTGAGCGCAAAGTGATATCCTGCACTTTTGTAGAAGACGTCAATATCTAGAACAAGTCTGCTTAGCTGCGCTTAGTTCATTATCTTTGAAAGTTAATATATCTGTCACCGtaaactaattatatttttttctcgcGTTATTGAATTTGTTTAGTCTGGAACATAGATAATAATCTACCAAAGACAAACCTCCACTCAGATATAAGGGCGaactattattaatgtatgtaCGATTCGAAAAATAtcgttatgtatttaaaaaaattgtatatatttgcgtggagttttgtttttatctccAACAACCTGTATTAAAATCATATGGTTATGTTTATTACAACTGAAGTTATTCGATATTAATACAACAAACCATCAAGCAAATCAGATGTTAtcctttattcataaaaaaatataatcgcaCTCAACTAGTAGTTTCCGTCTTTTGTCGCTTTCTTTCAAATGGAGTTTATGTTATGTTGACGAGAGAGGAATGAGTACGTTAAAACAGTGCATCAGACAAATTTGTAGGCTAGAAAAATACTAGCTACTACTCGAGGTGGAACACAGACAGTAATTGAAAACAGGTGTTTtcttcgtaaaataatttgtaatttttaaaatacctaaaGCTACCCTTTACCTACTGACCCGATTGAAAAGTATGCTCGAGCGTTAAACAAAAGCTGGAGCAATCTTAAGACACAAGCCCACAAGTGTTTATACATACGTAGTTCGTAATAACGGGCCTTCCTCTTTTGTGGAAAGAACAGAtggtacaaattattttataatctatgaTGAAGCTTAATTCGACAAAGGCCAAATACGAATAGACAAAACAATGGTTACTTgagaaatatgtttaaattacatttaagtaAGGCAactcaataaatataagtataaaaaaataataagctcACAActtgaaatgaaaatatattataaatcattTTAGAATCTGAAGTTCCGTCGATTATCTTTGACACTAGCTTCTACAATAGAGTAAATGCTTTGTTTAATCTATAAACAGATATGTCTCAGGTTATAAAGAAttgaatgatttattttagctATCGTTATAACATTCCAATTACCTCATGTATATCAATTCCATGGTTGAGCGACCACATCGTCTGAAAATAGTCTTGCATGCGCTGCTTGAGTTCCTTGGGGACTTGGTTGATTGTTAGGAAGTCCTTCAGATCTCGCCACTTGCTTTGATACATAGATCGACGTGAGTACATCCTTTGTATGATGGCCGTGACATTACCGAATACCACCGCGTGCATCAGAGCTGGATAGAAACGTAAACTGATTAAGTGACTGCTATTTACAATTTggttttgacgtgataacgtctttaaaatcgttttagtcgggtgacatgttcagaaacttgtgtcacaccaaaacctcacgagcgcgatcgcaggtataacgagagagagacggaccgatctcccgtctcatctcgagcgctgccagtcattccgtgaatgtatgaagaaaaatgtatatcatagtcgaataagtaaacttgtcattttacacccgaaaattatcatcaaaagtgtgaataaaacgatagatgtaatttaaaatttgaaaaaattgttatcttcattaattccttacttcccaaaaacttatatcaccaataagacgttatcacgtaaacatcttgatcgtaaacctactttacaaacaaccaatatttttttaatagttttttaacgaaaatattagttttaattaaataaaagttttattttgtcatcTGCAATATTCGGACGAAAGACTATTTACCACGTTTTAATTAGACTTGTTTAAATTCACATCAATATCTTTACAGTTATCATGTAATAAGCTGAAAAATCTCAAGTGATTCGTAGGAGTGAGGGATATCTGGTTTTCAGCTGAAGCAAGCAAGGCGCGCGGTGATTTTGGGCTCTGTTTTTCGTCACTCGCATCAAATATAGacgttatttataattaatattattgttgagttttttaaatttaattaattaataattttaatttttttcttatgttaactgctaactatataatatattaggtATGTATCGCATTGGAACGAtagaattacataataatatcaaCATGTTTAattctacaataaaaaaaactaaataataattatctaatatatatgtacatccTGTTATTTTGCGCGTGGGTTTTCTACTATATGATACATAATAGTcacgaaaatattataaatgaaagtAGCTCTCTAGAAAACACttcaaatttattcaaaacaaaacatcatataatatttatt harbors:
- the LOC125053188 gene encoding potassium voltage-gated channel subfamily H member 8-like isoform X1; translated protein: MPVRKGLLAPQNTFLDTIATRFDGTHSNFVLGNAQVPSYPIVYCSDGFCELTGWARAHIMQKGCACKFLHGPDTHEDHRRDIDAALDSKHELKLELIFYKKIGTPFWCLLDIVPIKNEKREVVLFLASFKDITNTKMAAMNTNEDFDSGAAVRPSAGVVTLALSPFVPAAALLGARFRAESSCLLPDSNGNLDPEAPSPANMGRRRSRAVLYQLSGHYKPDKMKTKLKLNNVSKNLLHSSDPPLPEYKTSAIKKSKFIISHYGVFKTFWDWLILIATFYVAVVVPYNASFVDEGHPRISVTSDVIVEALFIIDIVLNFRTTFVSKKGEVVSDSKAIALNYIRSWFVVDLLAALPFDLLYASDVYSKESTHGNVHLVKLTRLLRLARLLQKMDRYSQYSALILTLLMLSFTLLAHWLACIWFIIAEKEIEHHKNESWDLGWINNLAERLKIPIGNISHSESYVTALYFTCSSLTSVGFGNVSANTLPEKIFSILVMLVGALMHAVVFGNVTAIIQRMYSRRSMYQSKWRDLKDFLTINQVPKELKQRMQDYFQTMWSLNHGIDIHETLKEFPEELRGDVSLHLHREILSLPIFESASQGCLKLLSLHIRNNFCAPGEYLVHKGDALSYIHYICNGSMEVMQNDMVVAILGKGDLVGCDMNTHLQAYNGTGTTQSNNADVVVKSSSDVKALTYCDLKCINMIGLAEVLRLYPEYQQEFIHDIQHDLTYNLREGYEAEPDSDGNGHPSLTLPSISEDDENAAEDQTLSPKKPLVSSTSSPRHARFRSDGQARLSHRELRERIERQRSVATPKMSRADSLEGLNLEIRSSVERLDTQVSSLHHDVAALSMEVRNAIQALQEMTGPVWHAAHSNPNLQWNAPPNQLARSCSHPPDVFCWDQQERASTPEWPKINRCTQTDPFLNCVTQYIIEHPATVMLLLGLDPMANLTPVMTPPVPYYDTQGRRPSGLEQIAESENGSQSPSSTVESCASPTGSVKCNVPETKKCSDKDSKGIRRNRYSASDICEVTERLLPTKAANQSTYSLKNNNC
- the LOC125053188 gene encoding potassium voltage-gated channel subfamily H member 8-like isoform X6, which encodes MPVRKGLLAPQNTFLDTIATRFDGTHSNFVLGNAQVPSYPIVYCSDGFCELTGWARAHIMQKGCACKFLHGPDTHEDHRRDIDAALDSKHELKLELIFYKKIGTPFWCLLDIVPIKNEKREVVLFLASFKDITNTKMAAMNTNEDFDSDSNGNLDPEAPSPANMGRRRSRAVLYQLSGHYKPDKMKTKLKLNNNLLHSSDPPLPEYKTSAIKKSKFIISHYGVFKTFWDWLILIATFYVAVVVPYNASFVDEGHPRISVTSDVIVEALFIIDIVLNFRTTFVSKKGEVVSDSKAIALNYIRSWFVVDLLAALPFDLLYASDVYSKESTHGNVHLVKLTRLLRLARLLQKMDRYSQYSALILTLLMLSFTLLAHWLACIWFIIAEKEIEHHKNESWDLGWINNLAERLKIPIGNISHSESYVTALYFTCSSLTSVGFGNVSANTLPEKIFSILVMLVGALMHAVVFGNVTAIIQRMYSRRSMYQSKWRDLKDFLTINQVPKELKQRMQDYFQTMWSLNHGIDIHETLKEFPEELRGDVSLHLHREILSLPIFESASQGCLKLLSLHIRNNFCAPGEYLVHKGDALSYIHYICNGSMEVMQNDMVVAILGKGDLVGCDMNTHLQAYNGTGTTQSNNADVVVKSSSDVKALTYCDLKCINMIGLAEVLRLYPEYQQEFIHDIQHDLTYNLREGYEAEPDSDGNGHPSLTLPSISEDDENAAEDQTLSPKKPLVSSTSSPRHARFRSDGQARLSHRELRERIERQRSVATPKMSRADSLEGLNLEIRSSVERLDTQVSSLHHDVAALSMEVRNAIQALQEMTGPVWHAAHSNPNLQWNAPPNQLARSCSHPPDVFCWDQQERASTPEWPKINRCTQTDPFLNCVTQYIIEHPATVMLLLGLDPMANLTPVMTPPVPYYDTQGRRPSGLEQIAESENGSQSPSSTVESCASPTGSVKCNVPETKKCSDKDSKGIRRNRYSASDICEVTERLLPTKAANQSTYSLKNNNC
- the LOC125053188 gene encoding potassium voltage-gated channel subfamily H member 8-like isoform X5, whose translation is MPVRKGLLAPQNTFLDTIATRFDGTHSNFVLGNAQVPSYPIVYCSDGFCELTGWARAHIMQKGCACKFLHGPDTHEDHRRDIDAALDSKHELKLELIFYKKIGTPFWCLLDIVPIKNEKREVVLFLASFKDITNTKMAAMNTNEDFDSDSNGNLDPEAPSPANMGRRRSRAVLYQLSGHYKPDKMKTKLKLNNVSKNLLHSSDPPLPEYKTSAIKKSKFIISHYGVFKTFWDWLILIATFYVAVVVPYNASFVDEGHPRISVTSDVIVEALFIIDIVLNFRTTFVSKKGEVVSDSKAIALNYIRSWFVVDLLAALPFDLLYASDVYSKESTHGNVHLVKLTRLLRLARLLQKMDRYSQYSALILTLLMLSFTLLAHWLACIWFIIAEKEIEHHKNESWDLGWINNLAERLKIPIGNISHSESYVTALYFTCSSLTSVGFGNVSANTLPEKIFSILVMLVGALMHAVVFGNVTAIIQRMYSRRSMYQSKWRDLKDFLTINQVPKELKQRMQDYFQTMWSLNHGIDIHETLKEFPEELRGDVSLHLHREILSLPIFESASQGCLKLLSLHIRNNFCAPGEYLVHKGDALSYIHYICNGSMEVMQNDMVVAILGKGDLVGCDMNTHLQAYNGTGTTQSNNADVVVKSSSDVKALTYCDLKCINMIGLAEVLRLYPEYQQEFIHDIQHDLTYNLREGYEAEPDSDGNGHPSLTLPSISEDDENAAEDQTLSPKKPLVSSTSSPRHARFRSDGQARLSHRELRERIERQRSVATPKMSRADSLEGLNLEIRSSVERLDTQVSSLHHDVAALSMEVRNAIQALQEMTGPVWHAAHSNPNLQWNAPPNQLARSCSHPPDVFCWDQQERASTPEWPKINRCTQTDPFLNCVTQYIIEHPATVMLLLGLDPMANLTPVMTPPVPYYDTQGRRPSGLEQIAESENGSQSPSSTVESCASPTGSVKCNVPETKKCSDKDSKGIRRNRYSASDICEVTERLLPTKAANQSTYSLKNNNC